The Numida meleagris isolate 19003 breed g44 Domestic line chromosome 7, NumMel1.0, whole genome shotgun sequence genome contains a region encoding:
- the RGS2 gene encoding regulator of G-protein signaling 2 translates to MGRAAAGQRRGAMQSAVLVTLPQDGGRMERGGRRRAELDEADKGRMMKRTIIKDWKKKLSYFLQNSSRPTKMKSNKAGKHHTYFRPSPEEARLWAEAFDELLANKYGVAAFRAFLKSEFCEENIEFWLACEDFKKTKSPQKLTLKAKKIYSDFIEKEAPKEINIDFQTKNMIAQNLQEATHTCFSAAQKRVYSLMENNSYPRFLESEFYQELCRKPPITRAAQGT, encoded by the exons ATGGGGCGCGCGGCAGCCGGGCAGCGGCGCGGGGCGATGCAGAGCGCGGTGCTGGTGACGCTGCCGCAGGACGGCGGGCGGATGGAGCGGGGCGGCCGGCGGCGCGCGGAGCTGGACGAGGCGGACAAGGGCAGGATGATGAAGCGCACCAT CATtaaagactggaagaagaagCTGAGCTACTTCCTGCAGAACTCTTCCCGTCCTACCAAAATGAAGTCCAATAAGGCGGGCAAGCACCACACTTACTTCAG ACCTTCCCCCGAGGAAGCCCGGCTGTGGGCAGAAGCCTTCGATGAACTGCTCGCTAACAAAT ATGGTGTTGCTGCTTTCCGAGCTTTTCTGAAGTCCGAGTTCTGTGAAGAGAACATCGAGTTCTGGCTGGCGTGTGAGGACTTCAAGAAAACCAAGTCCCCCCAGAAGTTGACactgaaggcaaagaaaatctACAGTGACTTCATTGAAAAGGAGGCCCCCAAGGAG atAAACATTGACTTCCAGACCAAGAACATGATAGCACAGAACCTCCAGGAAGCCACGCACACCTGCTTCAGTGCGGCACAGAAGAGAGTTTACAGCCTCATGGAGAACAACTCATACCCCCGGTTTCTGGAATCGGAGTTCTATcaggagctgtgcaggaagCCCCCCATCACCAGAGCTGCCCAGGGGACATGA